The DNA window TCTCTATATTTGTGAATTGTTGGTAAACCAAGATCATCGTAAATTAGGCATCGGAAAAAAGATGCTGCGCTATGCTCACAAGCTATATCCGAAAACTCGTTTGGAATTACTAGCTAGCGATGCTTCACGTAGTTTTTATGAAGCGCAGAGCTATCGGCCATTGTACGGTTTTCGTAAGACAATAGTAGAGTAAACTGTTTCACGTGAAACGTTTAAATCTAAAGGAGTGATTTCCTAATGAGAAGTGAGCAGGTTTATATCCGATTTTTTCAGCCGAGAGATGCTGCTGAAAAACTAAAGCTAGAGGTCGCAAACCGTGACTTTTTTGAAGCCTACTCGGTTACGCGTTATTCGGATTTCTATACGCTTGAAATGCAGCGGGAGCTTATTGAAATTTATGCCGATCAAAAAGAAGATGATTTATCGTATAGCTTTGGAATTTTTGAGAATGAAACCGATGTGTTGGTTGGAACAATTAGTTTAGTGCAAGTGATTAGAGGACCGTTGCAAAGCGCCATACTAGGATATGCGCTAGACAAAACCTATAACGGTAGAGGCTATATGACAGAAGCAATTGAGCTGACCGTGGCATATGCTTTCAAAAAACTAGCGCTACACCGAATCGAAGCAGGCGTTATGCCAGGAAATGACGCTTCAGTTCGCGTGTTGGAAAAAGCAGGTTTCCATCAAGAAGGTATTGCTTCAAAAAATGTTGAAATTAACGGCAAATGGCAAGACCATCAAATACTCGCAATCATCAACCCAAGAGACTTTTAATACTATACGATTATGCAATCAAAAAGGAGCAGAGCGATGATATTTCCTCTATTAGAAACAAAAAGGCTGCGTTTAAACCAAGTTGAAGAAAGCGATGCGGTGCGATTTTTCGACATCATGTCGCGAGACAAAGTGACCGAATATTACGGAATGGATTCGTTGAGTTACGAAGAAGAAGCTGTAGAAGTTATTCGTTCATTCCGTCTTAGTTTTGAAGTGAACCGAAGCATACGCTGGGCGATTCGCCTTAAAGAGACAAACCAGTTTATCGGAACAATCGGTTTGAATAACTTGAATCCAAAAGCAAAGAAAGCAGAGATTGGCTATGAATTACATCCAGATTATTGGCGTCAGCAATTCATGCAAGAAGCTATACACAGCGTGCTAAACTATGCTTTTACAGAACTCGATTTATATCGAATGGGTGCTGTAACGTTTCCCGAAAATACGTCATCTAATCGTTTGTTACAAAAGCTAGGCTTTACAGTAGAAGGAAAACTGCGTGGTTATTTGTATCAACGGAACCAATCTCATGATGCGTTGATCTTTTCTTTATTAAAACCGGAATGGTCATCTAGCTAGCTTAAAAAGCATCATTTTATGTGCTTTCCACTCGTTCAGTAATCATCTTTTGCATCAAGGTCATTATTTTATTAGGGTCAGTTATGTGCTGATGAATCCAGCCAATTTCTTTTGCTAAAAGACGCCGAACAATTAAAGCGGCTTGTGCGTGATTTTCTGGCGTCATTAAGGTCGACATTTTCTCGACTTCTGCAAAAATAGTTTTGGGCAGTGAGCGACTGATTGCTTTCAATCCAAGTTGCGCGCGTTCGGGTGTATACCGATATAGTAAAACCCGGGAGAGATGTTCGAGGACTTGCGACAGCATCTTTACCGCCCAAATCTCATTTCCTCGTGCAGCGGCTTTCCGGTATTGGAATAAAAACCAAGCAACATCAATAACATGGTCGGTGTATTCCTCTTTACTCAGCGTAAGACTTTGCGACGCAACGAATTGTTCAAGTAAATTTTCAGGATCGTAAACGACTTTGAAAAAATCTTTTGCCGTGAATGATTCTACTGTCACCGTAAACAAATCGATATGCAGGAAATTATCAAAAACTACTATAAGCTGTGGCGCGATGATGAAGATGTCGTCTTGAAATAGTACAGGGCGATACGCTTCAAGGTGAGACAGCCGCTCTTTCAAAAATAACGATTCTTGTTCTTGGTCGACCAGGCCAATACAGGTCGATGTCTGAATGCTCGTCGTGCTCGTTCCTACCCATCGATCCCTTCAGAAAAATAGCTCGCACATATGAACTTTGTATCAAACTAGCCGTAATTTGTTGTACAGCAATTTCTTGAATGAGCATAATCGATTCCTCCAATAATTGAATTTTTTAATTGTATCAAATAAGGATAAATATCCCAATTATTTATAGAGGAGGATTTAAAATATGTGCCAAATTATTGCGATGGGCGGTGGTGGGTTCTCGATGGAACCCGACAATCCACTCCTCGATCAATACATACTCAAACAAGCAGGTAAAACGCGACCTAAAGTTTGTTTTATCCCAACAGCAAGCGGAGATGCAGCTAGTTATATTGAAAAATTTTATGATTTTTTCAATCAACAACACTGTGAGCCGAGTCATTTGTCTTTATTCAAACCACATACACGAAACTTAGAAGCGTTTGTATTACAGCAAGACATTATTTATGTAGGCGGCGGCAATACGAAAAACTTATTGGTGCTGTGGAAAGAGTGGGGACTGGATCAAATTTTGAAAAAGGCTTGGGAACAAGGCGTCATTCTTGCAGGACTCAGCGCAGGTTCAATTTGCTGGTACGAACAGGGTGTTACCGATTCGTATGGTGACAAACTCGAACCGCTCGAGGCGCTCGGCTTTTTACGAGGAAGTCATTGTCCGCATTACGACGGCGAAGCTGAAAGAAGACCGGCCTATCGTCAGTTTGTGAACCAAGGGGTAATGCAATCCGGCATCGCCGCAGACGACGGAGCGGCTGTTCATTATATCGACCAAAAAATTAAAAAGGTAGTCAGCTCAAGACCCTCAGCCAAAGCGTACCGTGTGTTTAAAGGTGGAGAAGAAGAATTGGCGGTTGAGTATTTGGGGGAGTGATCTGCAACAATGATGGATATTTTTTCGATCACATCAGAGAAGTTACAAGACAATCGAATGATTCGAGTTTATACACCTAAAGATTACCGATTAACTGATAAGCAGTATCCAGTATTGTATATACACGATGGCCAAAATGTTTTTCGAAATGATACTGCAATTGGTGGGATGTCTCTAGAGTTAGAGCATTATTTAGATATAAATAATTTAGACATAATCGTTGTAGCGATAGATCAAAATAGCAAAGAACGAAAAAACGAATATTGTCCTTGGAGAAATGGAGCATATAGCAAACAATTTCTAGAGAATAAAACAACGTCTTTTGGAAGCAATGGAGCGAGCTACATACAATTCATTGTTCAAGAACTGAAACCTTATATTGATAAAACGTACCCAACACAAGAAAGTCATGCAGCAATGGCTGGAATTTCGCTTGGCGGGTTGATTACTTTATACGCAGCTTGTATTTACCCGCATATATTCACAAACATCATTCTTTTTTCAGCCGGATTTTATGCCAATCAAGAAAAAATCGAAGAGTTGATAGATACAACAGACTTATCTGTACTAACTTCACTATATATGGACTGCGGTACAAGTGAAGCGGGGAGTAATTCAACCACTAGCCATGAATTTTTGGTTTCGAATCAGAGGGTTGCAAAAAAGTTGAACAGAAAGTGTTCTGTTGTCACTTTTAACATATTAGAAGGGGAGAAACACAACTACCTTTCTTTTCAGAAAAGAGTTCCAGAGCTTTTTAGTTTTTTACAAAACGAGGTGCTTTTATGAAAATAGAATTAATTAAAGCAGAAGTTTCGGATGCCCCGTCTATTTTAGCAATGCAAAAAGAGTCTTTCATGCCACTATTAGTAAAATATCAAGACATACAGACAAATCCTGCGAACGAAACACTGGAACAAGTTCTCACTCGAATCACAATGTCGGGCTCATTTTTCTACAAAATCGTAAAAGGACAGAAAATGGTAGGCGCAATACGCGTCAAGTACGGCGGAGAAAACCGTTTTTGGATTAGTCCTATATTTGTAGATCCACAGTTCCAAGGTCTTGGTATTGCTAAAGAAGCAATGAAGCTAGTTGAAGAACAGCATGCAGAAGCGCATGTTTGGGAGCTCGCGACCATTTTAGAAGAAGAAGCAACCTGTAGGTTTTACGAAAAATTAGGATATCAATCAACAGGAGTGACTCAATCCTTAAATTCTAACGCGACATTAGGTTATTTTAACAAAATAGCAAAGGATGCGGACTAAATGAAACTAACTACAGAGCTTTCAAGATTTAAAGTGAAACAGGGAAAGGAAGTTGCAGTTGAGCAATGGATGGGATTTTTAGAAAAGCAAATGGATAATGTATTGCTTACACTTGAGGATGAAAAAATGTTCGTCGAAACAATTTTTAGCGAAACACTTGATGGCAACACCTATCTTTACTGGTACTCGGTACAAGGAGAAGGGGGTGCAGAGTTGGAAAACTCAAGTCATGAAGTGGATCAAAAGCATATGGAATACTGGAACGACTGCATCGATTCGACTTACTCGCCAGTTGACTTAGAAGCAAAGCTTGTCATGATCCAGAAAAAAGTAAGGTCTGTAATGAATTGATAAAAGTGGAATTAGAGGAGAGACAAGTAATGCTTGAAACAAACCGCTTCTATTTGCGAGAGTTTATTAAAGAGGATTGGAAAGCTGTACATGCCTATGCCTCACAGGAAATAGTTACTCAATACCAACCATGGGGACCTAATACAGAAAAAGAAACGCAACAATATCTAGTAGATGTGTTAGAGCAACAGGTAACAAACCCTCGTACGAGTTTTACTTTTGCAGTGGTATGGAAACAAACAAACGAAGTGATTGGAGCGGGAGAGCTTTCTGCAATAGATAACATGAACCAGTCAGGTGAAATCGGTTATATTCTTCATCCGAATTTTTGGAGAAGGGGAATTGCGACAGAAGTCACATTATTATTACTCGAATTTGGGTTTAGAAACAAAGAACTCAACAGAATTTCAGCTAGTTGTGATCTTCAAAACAGTGGGTCGCAAAACGTTCTAGAAAAATCAGGAATGGTAAAAGAAGGACTGCTTCGCCAAAACTTACAAATGAAAAAAGGCTGGCGCGATTCTCTGCTCTACAGTATTCTCAAAACTGAATACATGAGCTAGTATTCGTGTTCTCCTAACGCAACTTCTGCTATAGTGACATGAAGGGCAGTATCCTTGCTGAACTGCACCCCCAAAATTGCTCAACAACTGCATAGTTCTGCCTTGATCTTAAATCGACAGGGACGGAGAAAACCTACAATAAACTTTCTGCCCGTCTGTCCAAAATTGGAAAGATGGGCTTTATTTTTGGTTTTCCTCCCAAAAGGAGAGAAAAAAATGAAGAATACCGCATCACTCATCAAAATGAAAACACAAAACGAAAAAATCGCCATGCTGACCGCTTATGATTACCCGTCAGCCAAGCTTGCTGAAGAAGCTGGAATCGATGTCATTTTAGTCGGCGATTCTTTAGGAATGGTCGTTCTTGGATATGATTCTACTGTAAAAGTAACCGTAGATGACATGATTCATCACGGAAAAGCAGCTCGTCGCGGAGCTCCCGACACATTTTTAGTGGTAGATATGCCATTTGCTTCGTTTCATGGAAGCGCACAACGTATACTGGATAACGCTGTTCAAATTTTTCAGGAGACTGGAGCGGAAGCGGTAAAAGTAGAAGGTGCAGATGAGGTAGTTGACGCCATACAATTATTAACACGTGCCGGCATTCCGGTTGTTGCGCATCTCGGATTGCTGCCTCAGTCAGCAGGTGTTCTAGGCGGTTATAAAGTTCAAGGGAAAACCGCAGATGCCGCACAAAAGCTAATTGAGGATGCACAAGCTTGTGAAGCAGCAGGAGCGTGTATGCTGGTTCTGGAATGTATTCCGTACCAATTAGCTGACAAAGTCACCACAGCTCTCACCATCCCGGTCATCGGCATTGGAGCGGGCAGTGAAACAGATGGCCAAGTTTTGGTTTATCACGACACCTTGAAATACGGATCGCACCATTTGCCGAAATTTGTACGGTCTTATGCAGAAACAGGCGAGATCATAAAAAACGGCTTGATTCAGTACGTCAATGAAGTGAAATCAAACACATTTCCTGCGGAGGAACACCGCTTTACGATGAGGGAAGAAGAACTCCAGCAGTTGTATGGAGGAAAAGAATAGGTAAACAAGCTAAACCCCGCCATCTTGAAAAAGATAGCGGGGTTTCTCTCTTTAAACTACTGCATCATAGACCTATAAGAAGGGGGATTTACCTTTTAGAGTAAAATTTTCTATATTTTATAGTTGTTGCCTCTCAAAAGCTTATTACGATACATATGTTTATCTGCTCGTTTGAATACTTCTTGAATTGCATGATTCTTGTTGTTCTTCGTTTCATGACCAAAGGAAACAGAAACACTAAGTGAACCTACTTTTTCTAGTGCCGACAACTCATTAATGCGTTCAATAATTAGCTCTGCTTCAGAAGAGTCTGTATTAGGTAATAGAATAACAAACTCGTCGCCACCGATTCTGCAAATAATATCATTTGTCCGACAGCCTTGTTTGATTACCTCGGCCGATCTTTTCAATAAGACATCACCCATGGAATGTCCAAACGAATCATTAATCAGTTTTAAACCATTTACATCTCCAATTATAATGGTCAAAGGCAGATTTTTTGCTGTATCCATTCTTTCTAGTTCTTCCTCGTAAAATCTTCTATTATACAAACCTGTTAATTGGTCATTATAGCTAAGATATAAAATTTCTTCATTTTGGAAGATCAGTTCTTGATTCGCAATAGTTAATTCAGCTGCCCGTTTATCTTTTTCTTCATTTTGAAAGATCAGCTCTTGATTCGCAATAATCAACTCGGCTGCACGATCTGCTTTTTCTTCGGTTTGAAAGATGATTTTTTTATTGGCAATGACGAGTTCTGCCGCACGGTCCGCTTTTTCTTCAGTTTGGAAGATCAACTCTTTGTTGGCAATGACGAGTTCTGCCGCACGGTCCGCTTTCTCTTCAGTTTGGAAGATCAACTCTTTGTTGGCAATAACGAGTTCTGCGGCACGCTCTACTTTTTCTTCAGTTTGAAAAATCAATTCTTGATTTGCGATAATCAGTTCTGCTGCACGATTCGCTTTTTCAGCAGTTTGAAAGGCCAGTTCCTTGTTTGCGATGACTAGCTCAGCCGCGCGTTTGTCTTTTTCTTCATGTTGAAAAGCCAGTTCCTTATTCGCAATGACTAACTCAGCCGCGCGTTTGTCTTTTTCTTCATTTTGAAAAACCAGCTCTTGATTCGCAATGATTAACTCAGCCGCGCGTCTATCTTTCTCTTCATTTTGAAAGACTAACTCTTTATTTGCGATGACCAATTCAGCCGCACGATCTGCTTTTTCAGCAGTTTGAAAGACCAGTTCTTTGTTTGCGATGACTAATTCAGCGGCACGCTTTGCTTTTTCTTTAGTTTGAAAAGCCAGTTCCTTATTCGCAATGACTAGCTCAGCCGCACGTTTGTCTTTTTCTTCATGTTGAAAGGCTAGTTCTTTGTTCGCAATGACTAACTCGGCAGCCCGTTTATCTTTCTCTTCATTTTGAAAGACTAGTTCTTTATTTGCGATGATCAACTCAGCCGCACGTTTGTCTTTTTCTTCATTTTGAAAAACGAGCTCTTGATTCGCAATGACTAATTCAGCAGCCCGATCGGCTTTTTCTTTGCTTTGAAAGATCAATTCGTTCTTCGCATTAATCAGCTCGGCTACACTTTCTTTGTTTGGTAAGTAAAGGTTATTGCCCATAGCACACTACACTCCAATTTCTTTATGGTGGGATATCTAAACTTCTAAGAATTATGGGTAATCCTCATAAGTTCATACTGCTTTTTTAACTTTTCTCTATTAAATAAAATATTTTTTGCTGAAAGCTTCAGGTGACAAAGGTTTATCGTGAAGATAACCTTGATGAATAGAACAACCATTTTCTTGAAGGAATAAAGCTTCTGCGTGTGTTTCAACGCCTTCAGCTAACAATTGACAATCAATCCCTTTAACAAACTGGATCAGTGATTTGAGAACTGCTTCGGATCGGGCATCTTGACCAATTTTGCTGATAAACGATTTATCCAACTTAATTTTATCGATAGGATAATCTACCAAATAGGCTAACATAGAAAAACCGGTACCAAAATCATCCAAAGCAATTGAGATTCCCTTTGATCTGCAGGTCATCAAGTTAGTTAGTGTCAGTTCCGAACCGGTCAGTTCTACACTTTCTGTGATTTCAAGTTCAATCTGTTCAGCAGAAATCTGGTTTTTTTCCATTAAGAGAAACAAATCATGAAAAAAAGTTTGACTTGTAAGTAGCGACGAAGTTACATTAATAGCTATTTTAGGAAAACTTTTACTGTGTTTTTTCTCTTTATTGATAAAAGTAAAAACTTCCTCTAGCAAATGGTTTGTTAAACGTGATATAGTTCCGGTTTCTTCAGCGATGCCAATGAATTCAATAGGAGAAATAGGACCGAGGGTTGGATGATTCCATCGTGACAGTACTTCAACGCCGGTGAGGTCACCGGTTTCACAGTTAATTTGTGGTTGTAAAACAAAGTGGTAGCCAAGTTCTTGGAGATTACCTGCCAGACTTTTTTCAATCAAAAATCGACGAGCTAAATCAATTCCCATCCCTGAGTGAAAAAGGGAGTAAGAAGAACCGTTTTGTTCTTTAGCTTTTCGCATTGCCGTCTCAGCATATGTGATCAGTTCTTCGGCACTGTAAGAATCTTGAGGATAGGAAGAAACGCCAATGCTGGCGTTTACTGTAATCGATTTACCGCTTTCTAATATCATAGAATGAGGAAAGACATTCCGAATCTTTTGCGGGAAGTCTTCAATTTCCTCTTTTAGTTGATGCAAGTGGAGAAGAATGAGTTCGTCGCCATCAAGTCGACCAGCTAAATCTTGAGAAGACAGCAAGTTTTCTACTTTTTCTGCGAGTTTTTTAATAACCTGGTCTCCAGTTTTGTGATTGTAGAGTGTATTAATATGCTTGAAATTATCTAGGTTAATATAGACGAGAGAAAAAGGGAGTTCTTTTTGCAGAATTTGTTCAATACTTTCTTCAAATTTTATCCGGGTTAACCAGCCGGTTAGATAATCAGTAGAAGGGATTTTTAGAAATTTTGTTTCCAGAGTTTCTTTCTTATGAGTTTTTTGATAATAAACAGCGAGTCCACCATCAGAAACTGGTGTAACTTTGACACGAAATCTAGTGTCCAATGGCGCATAGTATTCTTCAAATTGTAGAGTTACCCGATCCTGCATTGCCCGGATATAAGTCGAATAAAATTTAGTTCCAACAGCTTTTGGGAAGCAACTCCAAATACTTCGACCAATCAGTTCTTGTTTTTTACGCTGAAGAATTTTTTCCGATTCAGAATTTAAAAAGTGAAACCTCATTTGGTTATCGAGAAGGAAAAAGGCATCTGCCATATTCTCGAGAACAACTTCTGTCTTCAGACAACTTAATGAGGACATGTTGGTCAACAACTGTTTATAAAGGATAATTCCTTTTGAATTACTGTCGAGTGAAAAAGGCTTATATTTCACAGAAAGGCACTCCATTGTTTCTTGATCGTAGAAAAGCACAAGCTGAATTACTTCCTTCTCGCTTCCCGCCAATATATCTTTTATAGATTGTAACTCGTTGAATTTCTTCATTTCTTCCAGACATTTGAAGTAGTTTCCCCCGTCTTTCCAAAGAGCAGTTGGCAGTTGACGACTCTGACAATACACTCTCCAATTTTGGCTAGAATGGGCAACGAACCCCTCTGTGTTCAAAATCAGAACAAAATCTTCTCGCGTTTCATCTAACTCCTGAATTTGTTGTTCGATGTTTTGCATACTCAGTCATTCCTATCTATCTTCACTGTATTTTAAGTACGTTGTTACTTATGGCTGCTTAACTGACAATTATCGAAGATAGTCCATCTTTATTAAAACTGGATGTTATCTTTTACATAATCATTACTAATAAATCGATATTCATCCGCTAGTAAAACGATGATATTCAGTGTCCAAGGATTTAAAGCGCAATAAAAAGATTGGAGAAATGTAATCTCCAACCCTTATTCTATATACTCTCCAAAATAGGCAATGATCTCTTAACTTATATAATGAGAGTTTTTATATCTTTTTACATATAATCCATTTTAAAAATGTACATACATCACAAGAAAATAATAATGCTTTTTTGCTAACTCGGTTAATATGAAATATCTAATTAATTGGGGTTTATACTTAATATATATTTATTTTTTAATAATTTTTAGACACAAATGCTTATTTAAATGGATTAAAATGAATTATATAGTCTTCATGTATAATATAATATAGGTATTTTGAACCTAAGATTTTATTGGTGAATAAATTATATAGTAAGAATAAATAATTATTTTTTATTTTACCAATTGAATGTAAAAAGGACAGTAGAATAGAAGAAAAGAATAGCTAAACAGTAGAACCCCACCACTTTCAATAGGTGGTGGGGTTCTACTTAATTAAGTGAGCTTTTGCGCTAGCTTACCTTATACAGAACGTATACCAATTGCATTAGCTGCTTATTATTTAAAAAGAGAAAGCAATTGAAGTTTGAACAAGCTCTTTAGTAGGTTTATCGGGTATTTGGAGTCATTACTCGAGCGGCTCGAGATTTAAATATTGCGCTATTATTAAATTTAGAGTCTTTGACTGCCATGAGCTTCAGTTCCATAGGCTTACCATCTACTTTCAGAAGAGGGTGAGCCAATGTCACAATTCCAAAATCTGTGTATGTTTTTCAAGGTTGCCAGATAAATTTCCAAATTCTCCATAAAATTTTTCTGTTTTTTAAATAGTAGTATGGTAACTTCTATTTTTAAAGAAAAGGCGATTTTTTGTCCGTTTTTTAGAATCAGCTAGGGGACATCCGCCAGTTATTTCCCAAGGGGTAAAAAGGTTGTCACCAAACGTCATTTTTTAGGAGTCGTGTCTTAGTTTCCCTGAAAAAAGATAGTAAAATAGAGGATTGCATAACAGAATTACCGATTTACAAATGAATACTTCCTGTTGAAAAAAAGAAGGACAATTCAAAATTTTTGGTTGTCTAGTCCATCAAATCATAAGAACGTGTACGCGACATGTTGGAAATTGGAAAAGGTGAAAAAATTGTCATGACAAAAGCAGAAAAATTTAAACTCATAGAAGAATTTATAATCGAAAATCGCATTACCAACTTGCTTATAGCTATGTAAGAAACAAAGATACAGCACTCGATATTGTGCAAGATGCTATTGTGAAAGCTCTCAATTCGATTGATCGACTAGACGATATTAATTATTTAAAAACGTGGTTTTACCGAATTGTTATTAACACATCGATTGATTTTATTCAAAAAAATAAACGATCAATAGAAAAAAAGCCGAATTCTCCACTGAGAATTCGGCTTTTTTTTCTATTATCGTACGTAAGGAGAAGGGTTAACAGCGTTTGAACGTGCGCCATTCCAAGGTCCTACGTGAATTTCAAAGTGAAGGTGTGTACCAGTCGAGCGACCAGTGCTACCCATGCCGCCTACTTGTTGACCTTGTGAAACAGATTGACCTACTGATACGTTGATGGAATTCATATGAGCGTATACCGTAGCGTGTGTTTGGCCATTAATAGAATGTGTAAC is part of the Planococcus kocurii genome and encodes:
- a CDS encoding alpha/beta hydrolase; protein product: MMDIFSITSEKLQDNRMIRVYTPKDYRLTDKQYPVLYIHDGQNVFRNDTAIGGMSLELEHYLDINNLDIIVVAIDQNSKERKNEYCPWRNGAYSKQFLENKTTSFGSNGASYIQFIVQELKPYIDKTYPTQESHAAMAGISLGGLITLYAACIYPHIFTNIILFSAGFYANQEKIEELIDTTDLSVLTSLYMDCGTSEAGSNSTTSHEFLVSNQRVAKKLNRKCSVVTFNILEGEKHNYLSFQKRVPELFSFLQNEVLL
- a CDS encoding sensor domain-containing phosphodiesterase, producing the protein MQNIEQQIQELDETREDFVLILNTEGFVAHSSQNWRVYCQSRQLPTALWKDGGNYFKCLEEMKKFNELQSIKDILAGSEKEVIQLVLFYDQETMECLSVKYKPFSLDSNSKGIILYKQLLTNMSSLSCLKTEVVLENMADAFFLLDNQMRFHFLNSESEKILQRKKQELIGRSIWSCFPKAVGTKFYSTYIRAMQDRVTLQFEEYYAPLDTRFRVKVTPVSDGGLAVYYQKTHKKETLETKFLKIPSTDYLTGWLTRIKFEESIEQILQKELPFSLVYINLDNFKHINTLYNHKTGDQVIKKLAEKVENLLSSQDLAGRLDGDELILLHLHQLKEEIEDFPQKIRNVFPHSMILESGKSITVNASIGVSSYPQDSYSAEELITYAETAMRKAKEQNGSSYSLFHSGMGIDLARRFLIEKSLAGNLQELGYHFVLQPQINCETGDLTGVEVLSRWNHPTLGPISPIEFIGIAEETGTISRLTNHLLEEVFTFINKEKKHSKSFPKIAINVTSSLLTSQTFFHDLFLLMEKNQISAEQIELEITESVELTGSELTLTNLMTCRSKGISIALDDFGTGFSMLAYLVDYPIDKIKLDKSFISKIGQDARSEAVLKSLIQFVKGIDCQLLAEGVETHAEALFLQENGCSIHQGYLHDKPLSPEAFSKKYFI
- a CDS encoding GNAT family N-acetyltransferase, with product MKIELIKAEVSDAPSILAMQKESFMPLLVKYQDIQTNPANETLEQVLTRITMSGSFFYKIVKGQKMVGAIRVKYGGENRFWISPIFVDPQFQGLGIAKEAMKLVEEQHAEAHVWELATILEEEATCRFYEKLGYQSTGVTQSLNSNATLGYFNKIAKDAD
- a CDS encoding RNA polymerase sigma factor: MQDAIVKALNSIDRLDDINYLKTWFYRIVINTSIDFIQKNKRSIEKKPNSPLRIRLFFLLSYVRRRVNSV
- a CDS encoding DUF6176 family protein is translated as MKLTTELSRFKVKQGKEVAVEQWMGFLEKQMDNVLLTLEDEKMFVETIFSETLDGNTYLYWYSVQGEGGAELENSSHEVDQKHMEYWNDCIDSTYSPVDLEAKLVMIQKKVRSVMN
- a CDS encoding GNAT family N-acetyltransferase encodes the protein MLETNRFYLREFIKEDWKAVHAYASQEIVTQYQPWGPNTEKETQQYLVDVLEQQVTNPRTSFTFAVVWKQTNEVIGAGELSAIDNMNQSGEIGYILHPNFWRRGIATEVTLLLLEFGFRNKELNRISASCDLQNSGSQNVLEKSGMVKEGLLRQNLQMKKGWRDSLLYSILKTEYMS
- a CDS encoding GGDEF domain-containing protein; amino-acid sequence: MGNNLYLPNKESVAELINAKNELIFQSKEKADRAAELVIANQELVFQNEEKDKRAAELIIANKELVFQNEEKDKRAAELVIANKELAFQHEEKDKRAAELVIANKELAFQTKEKAKRAAELVIANKELVFQTAEKADRAAELVIANKELVFQNEEKDRRAAELIIANQELVFQNEEKDKRAAELVIANKELAFQHEEKDKRAAELVIANKELAFQTAEKANRAAELIIANQELIFQTEEKVERAAELVIANKELIFQTEEKADRAAELVIANKELIFQTEEKADRAAELVIANKKIIFQTEEKADRAAELIIANQELIFQNEEKDKRAAELTIANQELIFQNEEILYLSYNDQLTGLYNRRFYEEELERMDTAKNLPLTIIIGDVNGLKLINDSFGHSMGDVLLKRSAEVIKQGCRTNDIICRIGGDEFVILLPNTDSSEAELIIERINELSALEKVGSLSVSVSFGHETKNNKNHAIQEVFKRADKHMYRNKLLRGNNYKI
- a CDS encoding GNAT family N-acetyltransferase; this encodes MRSEQVYIRFFQPRDAAEKLKLEVANRDFFEAYSVTRYSDFYTLEMQRELIEIYADQKEDDLSYSFGIFENETDVLVGTISLVQVIRGPLQSAILGYALDKTYNGRGYMTEAIELTVAYAFKKLALHRIEAGVMPGNDASVRVLEKAGFHQEGIASKNVEINGKWQDHQILAIINPRDF
- the panB gene encoding 3-methyl-2-oxobutanoate hydroxymethyltransferase; protein product: MKNTASLIKMKTQNEKIAMLTAYDYPSAKLAEEAGIDVILVGDSLGMVVLGYDSTVKVTVDDMIHHGKAARRGAPDTFLVVDMPFASFHGSAQRILDNAVQIFQETGAEAVKVEGADEVVDAIQLLTRAGIPVVAHLGLLPQSAGVLGGYKVQGKTADAAQKLIEDAQACEAAGACMLVLECIPYQLADKVTTALTIPVIGIGAGSETDGQVLVYHDTLKYGSHHLPKFVRSYAETGEIIKNGLIQYVNEVKSNTFPAEEHRFTMREEELQQLYGGKE
- a CDS encoding nucleotidyltransferase domain-containing protein gives rise to the protein MKERLSHLEAYRPVLFQDDIFIIAPQLIVVFDNFLHIDLFTVTVESFTAKDFFKVVYDPENLLEQFVASQSLTLSKEEYTDHVIDVAWFLFQYRKAAARGNEIWAVKMLSQVLEHLSRVLLYRYTPERAQLGLKAISRSLPKTIFAEVEKMSTLMTPENHAQAALIVRRLLAKEIGWIHQHITDPNKIMTLMQKMITERVEST
- a CDS encoding peptidase E is translated as MCQIIAMGGGGFSMEPDNPLLDQYILKQAGKTRPKVCFIPTASGDAASYIEKFYDFFNQQHCEPSHLSLFKPHTRNLEAFVLQQDIIYVGGGNTKNLLVLWKEWGLDQILKKAWEQGVILAGLSAGSICWYEQGVTDSYGDKLEPLEALGFLRGSHCPHYDGEAERRPAYRQFVNQGVMQSGIAADDGAAVHYIDQKIKKVVSSRPSAKAYRVFKGGEEELAVEYLGE
- a CDS encoding GNAT family N-acetyltransferase; amino-acid sequence: MIFPLLETKRLRLNQVEESDAVRFFDIMSRDKVTEYYGMDSLSYEEEAVEVIRSFRLSFEVNRSIRWAIRLKETNQFIGTIGLNNLNPKAKKAEIGYELHPDYWRQQFMQEAIHSVLNYAFTELDLYRMGAVTFPENTSSNRLLQKLGFTVEGKLRGYLYQRNQSHDALIFSLLKPEWSSS